One Methanophagales archaeon genomic region harbors:
- a CDS encoding CoB--CoM heterodisulfide reductase iron-sulfur subunit B family protein, whose amino-acid sequence MSERKYAYYPGCPSGTTAMEQDMSMKAVFEKLGIELEEMEDWNCCGAAEVEDPEIVYALNARNLAIAEKQGLNIVTPCSICYYNLSRSNIALKGDEELRARVRSIDASLTYNGGVEVKHVLDVLVNDIGVEELSSKVEKKVEAKVAPYYGCYIGRPPETAFDDPDAPGLMDRLIELTGGEVVPYNYTKTKCCGGPLMMTRQDIAFEMARKVLEEAKNAGADCIALACPLCGIMLDAKQPDIEEAFGIEIGMPVLYITQLLGLALGIDSGKLGLDKNIVDTKDIIGKVV is encoded by the coding sequence ATGAGTGAGCGTAAGTATGCGTATTATCCAGGCTGTCCATCGGGCACGACGGCGATGGAGCAAGACATGTCAATGAAGGCGGTGTTTGAGAAGCTGGGGATAGAACTGGAAGAGATGGAGGACTGGAACTGTTGTGGCGCTGCGGAGGTAGAGGACCCGGAGATTGTGTATGCGTTAAATGCACGTAATCTCGCAATTGCAGAGAAGCAGGGGTTGAATATAGTGACGCCGTGCAGTATATGCTATTACAACTTATCCAGGTCGAACATAGCACTGAAGGGCGATGAGGAGCTGCGTGCAAGGGTGCGCAGTATAGATGCTTCACTGACATATAACGGTGGTGTGGAGGTGAAGCACGTGCTGGATGTGCTTGTGAATGATATAGGGGTAGAAGAGCTCTCAAGCAAGGTGGAGAAGAAAGTAGAAGCGAAAGTTGCGCCCTATTATGGATGTTATATAGGCAGACCGCCAGAGACTGCCTTTGATGACCCTGATGCGCCGGGCTTGATGGACAGGCTGATAGAACTGACAGGTGGGGAAGTAGTCCCATATAATTATACGAAGACGAAGTGCTGCGGTGGTCCTTTAATGATGACACGGCAGGATATAGCATTTGAGATGGCACGGAAGGTACTGGAGGAGGCTAAGAACGCGGGTGCGGACTGTATCGCACTGGCATGTCCATTGTGTGGCATAATGCTGGATGCGAAGCAGCCGGATATAGAAGAGGCTTTCGGGATTGAGATAGGTATGCCTGTGTTATACATAACGCAGTTGTTGGGTCTTGCACTGGGAATAGACTCAGGCAAGCTGGGATTGGATAAGAATATTGTGGATACAAAGGATATAATAGGGAAGGTGGTGTGA
- a CDS encoding 4Fe-4S dicluster domain-containing protein, producing the protein MIKTWELEPNFKYEIMKEPGGEHLTSCFQCSTCTLGCPLTEIIPGYNPRKIIQMSLLGMRKEVLSNPDLWVCLICQTCTARCPQDVRIADLLGAIRRIAEREEEAGRLKIDSVRPRFDKAFMHQLEKYGRLYDFGLAKEYYTGREGSFFKGMMAMSKDYKEFGMRLFKKGKMGPKALFPEKVKDREVMKKIFEQMGAGKK; encoded by the coding sequence ATGATAAAGACATGGGAATTAGAACCGAACTTCAAGTACGAGATAATGAAGGAGCCGGGGGGTGAGCATCTGACATCATGTTTCCAGTGCAGCACGTGCACATTGGGTTGTCCATTAACGGAGATCATACCGGGTTATAATCCACGTAAGATAATCCAGATGAGTTTACTGGGGATGCGAAAGGAGGTTTTATCAAATCCCGATTTATGGGTATGTCTGATATGCCAGACGTGCACGGCTCGATGTCCGCAGGATGTGCGGATAGCGGATTTGCTGGGTGCGATAAGGCGGATAGCGGAGCGAGAGGAGGAAGCGGGAAGGCTTAAGATAGATAGTGTTCGACCGAGATTTGACAAGGCTTTCATGCATCAGTTAGAGAAATATGGGCGATTGTATGATTTCGGACTGGCGAAGGAGTATTATACGGGACGAGAGGGGTCGTTCTTCAAGGGTATGATGGCGATGTCGAAGGATTACAAGGAGTTCGGGATGCGACTATTCAAGAAAGGTAAGATGGGACCGAAAGCTCTCTTCCCGGAGAAAGTGAAGGATAGAGAAGTAATGAAGAAGATATTTGAGCAAATGGGGGCGGGAAAGAAATGA